The genomic window CTTTTTTTATTTTAGATTGATGTTAAGCATGGGGGCGGAAATGGTACAAGTATATATATTATGGTAACTATAGTTGCTATAGCCAAAATCAACAATTATAACAAAGATGGGCGCCAATAAAAATCATAATAATCAGAAGCAACAGAAATCAAATAGAAAAAGGAGTAAAAACCAAATGGTGGACAGTACAACAATACAGGTTAAAGCCCAGACCCGTGACGCTTTGAGAGAAATAGGCTCTATGGGGGATGATTATAACTCTGTAATTGAGAAATTGATTGTAGAGCATAATCGTAACTCTTTCCTGGAATATTCACGAAAAATTGTAACTGATCGGAAAGAGGAATTTATTAGTGTCGATGAAATATGATGTATTAATATTGCCGAATCTATTTGATGGGGTTTCGCCAAAGTTGAAAGATAACCTCAAAAAAGAAATCAAAGGCCTTAGTAACCCCTTTCCGGGAGATGGACCCGGCGATAAAAAAGAAATAAAAGGCACCTCCGATGTGGCATATCGATTAAGAGTAGGAAATTATAGAGTTTTTTATAGGATCAATTCCAATGAACATGTGGTATATGTCTTTGATGTTCTGACAGCCGAACAGGCACATAAAAAATACGGAAGGCTTTAAGTTGCTTTGTCCGAAAAATAAGGTACTTTTCGCTCACCAACATAATTTTTTTAGAAAACTCAATATAAACAAGTTACTTATGCACTTAACGATATAGTAGATACCAGAGCAATGAGGAATTTACATGTCAAAAAGAGCCGAACCATCAAATGTTCAATCTGATGTCAGTGAACATATCGGTACATCAGCATGTAGTAATAGCCTGTCAGATGACAGGCAATCTAGACACATTGAAGAGATGGCACGAAAGGCAACAACCCGTGCAGCAAATGATGCTCTCAAAAATGGCAGGGCTATTACAATCCAACAGGGTAATGCTATTGTCAGGAAATATCCGGATGGCAGGATCGAAGTGATCAAAACACTTGAAAACGCATTCGTTATCCCCAAAAAACGTATGTATAAAATATGAAGCGAATTCGAATATTTGCGGGGCCAGATAAATGACTTACCCTTCTTTTTGGATGTAAATCTGTTGAAGTTGTTCTTTGGTCAAAGGACAATCTATAAGATCACATAACTGTTCCTTAGAAAGATTTAACTGTTTACTCATTTTACTTAAAAGATTGCTATTATATTCCATTTTGCTCCCGTGGCTTATGAATGTTCTATTACCGGTTTTCTTGCCATCCAGATAATAAACATAAATTATGTGATGACCTTTACGTCTTTCTTCAAAACCTTTTTTGGGCAATGCTTTTTGTATCGTTTTTGCTTTATATGAGGCCACGAGAGTCCCCCACAATTGAAATCAGTCTCTCCCTCAGTAGCTGGCCACTTTTAGATAACTCATCATCAGTCAGGACATATTCTTGATATAATATGAAGAGTTGTTCTTCTAATTCTTTAAATACATCTTTCATTCTTGTATTCATAGCAAAAAGACCCAGTTCATCATTGGAACCAATAAAAACCTCATCTTCTAAAATAAATTCAATGGGGATTTTATTCTTTGGTTTCATAATTCTATCCGGAGAAGACATATTATCAAGAGTATAGTAACAGGTTTGTTCTATCGAATCTTCACTATCAATGAACAATCCAAAGTTTCCTTTATGTAGCGGTTTCATTGTTCCACGTAATACTACAAATTTTCCAAGGTGCTCTTGCACCCAATCTTTAATTTCAGGATCAAAATAGCAACTTATTTTCCCCTGATTACTTTCAACCGTTATCTTCTTACTCTGGCCAATACTTATCCCGGATATCCATCCAAAAATTTCCTTTTCATATTCTTCAATGGGTTTGTGTAAAAGTTTCTTTATAATCTTTTTTCGTGAGCCATTTAGTTGTATTTGTGACTTGCCCTGGAATCCTATCGATAATATACGTTTGGAATTTTCATCTGGCCACATTGCATAAAATTCTCTAAGTAATTTGTTTACTCGATGAGGATCATTAACAATATCGTACAATTCTTCTTTTGAAATATCTTTTTTAGAGAGAGCTTCAAGAAGCTCGTTAGTAGCGACTATAGACCTTTCACCGATAGTTCTACATTCTCCAAGAGCTGTCTGCTCATTACTTATCTGGAGATCGGCATGTACACTACCCATTTCAATATTAGTAAAAAGTAATGTGCAGTATTTTTTCACGTCAAGGGGAAAATCTCCACCTTCACGACAAGGATTTTCAAAATAGTAATCACCAAGATTGTAAATGATATTTTGAATATTCTGGATTGCATTAGCCACATCTAGTACAGGAATCTTTTTTTCTCCATCTATAGATAGAGAAATTTTACCTTTATATTTTGGAATTTCCATTGTACCACCTGGAAGGATAGGATGAGATGTATTATTTTTCTACCTTTGTTCTGGGTATAACACTTAAAACTTAATATACATTTTGG from Methanohalophilus halophilus includes these protein-coding regions:
- a CDS encoding type II toxin-antitoxin system HicA family toxin, which codes for MASYKAKTIQKALPKKGFEERRKGHHIIYVYYLDGKKTGNRTFISHGSKMEYNSNLLSKMSKQLNLSKEQLCDLIDCPLTKEQLQQIYIQKEG
- a CDS encoding type II toxin-antitoxin system RelE family toxin; amino-acid sequence: MKYDVLILPNLFDGVSPKLKDNLKKEIKGLSNPFPGDGPGDKKEIKGTSDVAYRLRVGNYRVFYRINSNEHVVYVFDVLTAEQAHKKYGRL